In Thermothelomyces thermophilus ATCC 42464 chromosome 2, complete sequence, a single window of DNA contains:
- a CDS encoding formate dehydrogenase, with translation MVKVLAVLYDGGKHAQQVPGLLGTTENELGLRKWLEDQGHTLVTTSDKDGENSTFDRELVDAEIIITTPFHPGYLTAERLAKAKKLKLAVTAGIGSDHVDLDAANKTNGGITVAEVTGSNVVSVAEHVVMTILVLVRNFVPAHEQIEAGRWDVAEAAKNEFDLEGKVVGTVAVGRIGERVLRRLKAFDCKELLYYDYQPLSPEKEKEIGCRRVLDLEEMLGQCDVVTINCPLHEKTRGLFNKDLIAKMKPGSWLVNTARGAIVVKEDVAEALRTGHLRGYGGDVWFPQPAPADHPLRTAKNPFGGGNAMVPHMSGTSLDAQKRYADGVKRILESYLSGRFDYRPEDLIVHNGQYATRSYGQREVSTS, from the exons ATG GTCAAAGTTCTGGCTGTTCTctacgacggcggcaagcaCGCCCAACAG GTGCCGGGCCTCCTGGGGACGACCGAGAATGAGCTCGGCCTCCGCAAGTGGCTCGAGGACCAGGGCCACACCCTCGTGACCACCTCCGACAAGGACGGCGAGAACTCGACCTTTGACCGCGAGCTGGTTGATGCCGAGATTATCATCACCACACC tttccATCCCGGCTACCTCACCGCCGAGCGTCTGGCCAAGGCCAAGAAGCTCAAGCTCGCAGTCACGGCCGGCATCGGCTCGGACCATGTCGACCTCGACGCGGCCAACAAGACCAACGGCGGCATCACGGTCGCCGAGGTGACGGGCTCCAACGTGGTGTCGGTGGCCGAGCACGTCGTCATGACCATCCTGGTGTTGGTCCGCAACTTTGTGCCCGCCCATGAGCAGATCGAGGCCGGCCGCTGGGACGtcgccgaggcggccaagaACGAGTTCGACCTCGAGGGCAAGGTGGTCGgcaccgtcgccgtcggccgCATCGGCGAGCGCGTCCTGCGCCGCCTCAAGGCCTTTGACTGCAAGGAGCTGCTCTACTACGACTACCAGCCCCTCTCGCCAGAGAAAGAGAAGGAGATCGGCTGCCGCCGCGTGCTCGACCTCGAGGAGATGCTGGGCCAGTGCGATGTCGTCACCATCAACTGCCCCCTGCACGAGAAGACGCGCGGCCTCTTCAACAAGGACCTGATCGCCAAGATGAAGCCCGGCTCCTGGCTCGTCAACACGGCCCGCGGCGCCATCGTCGTCAAGGAGGACGTCGCCGAGGCCCTCCGCACCGGCCACCTGCGCGGCTACGGCGGCGACGTCTGGTTCCCCCAGCCCGCCCCGGCGGACCACCCCCTCCGCACCGCAAAGAACCccttcggcggcggcaacgcCATGGTGCCCCACATGTCCGGCACTTCCCTTGACGCCCAGAAGCGCTACGCCGACGGCGTCAAGCGCATCTTGGAGAGCTACCTCTCGGGCAGGTTCGACTACCGCCCGGAGGACCTCATCGTCCACAATGGCCAGTACGCCACCAGGTCGTACGGCCAGCGGGAAGTCAGCACTTCTTAA